The DNA sequence CGGGCGCTCACGGTACTGGGGGAGGTGGGGCTCCGCGAGAAGGCGAGCCAACCAGCCCGCGAGATCTCCCACGGCGAGCAGCGGCAGCTCGAGCTGGCCATCGCGCTGGCGGCCGCCCCGCGGCTCCTGCTGCTCGACGAGCCGGCGGCGGGGCTATCGCCGGACGAGACCCAGAAGATGGTGGCCCTGGTCCGCACGCTCAAGGGGCGCTACACCATCATCCTCATCGAGCACAAGATCGACGTCGTGATGACCATGTCCGACCGGATCTCGGTCATGCATTTCGGCAGCGTCATCGCCGAGGGGACGCCGGCAGAGATCCAGCGGAACGCCGAGGTCCGGCGCGCCTACCTGGGTGGCATCGCGGCGCCATGATCCTCGACGTCCGCGGCATCGATACCTACTACGGGCTCGGCCACATCCTGCACGGGCTCTCGCTCGGGGTCGGGGAGGGCCAGGTGGTGGCGCTCCTGGGGCGGAACGGGGCGGGCAAGACCACGACGCTCCGCTCCATCACCGGCCTCACCCCGCCCCGCAGCGGCGCGATCACCTACAAGGGCGCGAGCATCGCCGGGCTGCCCGCCCACCGGATCTCGCGGCTGGGCATCGCGCTGGTGCCCGAGACCCGCGGCATCTTCTCCTATCTCACGGCGCGCGAGAACCTGGAGATCGCGCGCTGGCCGGGCTCACGCTGGTCGCTGGAGAGCATCCTGGAGCGCTTCCCGAAGCTGCGCGAGGTGCTGGACCGGAAGGGCCGGCTCCTCTCGGGCGGGGAGCAGCAGATGCTGGCCATCGCCCGCGCCCTCTTGACGGGGCCGGAGCTGCTCCTCCTCGACGAGCCGTCCCAGGGACTGGCGCCGCTGGTGGTGGAGACGGTCATGGGGACCATCCGGGAGCTCAAGCGCGAGCGCGTCAGCATGCTGCTGGTCGAGCAGAACGCCGAGATGGCGCTCTCCCTCGCCGACCGCGTCTACGTCATCGACCACGGGACCATCGTGTTCGCGGGGACGCCCGCCGAGCTGCGCGCCAACCACCAGGTCACCGCCACCTACCTCGGCGTCGGCGGCTGACCCGGGACGCCCCGCGGCCGATCAGGCCTCGATCTCCTCGCCGAACAGGAGCTTCCAGGCAGCGGCGTAGGCCACCACGCGGTGGGCCGGCTTGGGGAGCGCGGCGAGGAACTTGCGGAGCGCGCCCACCTTGTCCTCGAGGTCGTTCATCCGGTCCGGCCCCAGGTCGAGCGCGGCGAGGAAGCGCCAGGGGTGGTCGGCGATGAGCTCGACCCACTGCGGCCGCACGCGGCCCCAGTCGTCCCAGACGCGCGCGTGCCGCTGGCCGCTCACCGGGTAGACGGAGTAGGCGTCCCCGAAGGCCGTGTCCACGTGGAGGCCGGGGTGCTGCTCGAGGAGGCGCCGCAGGTAGGCCGGCCCGTAGATCGTGCTCCGCTCCTGATAGCGGATCTGCGCGAGATGGCACCAGATCACCCTGGCCCGCGGGTAGGCGGCGAGCATCTCCTCGAGCGGGGGCAGCAGCGCATCCTCGATCTCGTAGTGGATCTGGAACGGGACGCCGGTCTGCTGCGCGAACCGGAACAGCCGGTGACCGTGCTCGCCGTTGATGGAGATGCTCACGTCGCGGTAGGTCTCCCGCC is a window from the Candidatus Rokuibacteriota bacterium genome containing:
- a CDS encoding ABC transporter ATP-binding protein, with the protein product MLDVRGIDTYYGLGHILHGLSLGVGEGQVVALLGRNGAGKTTTLRSITGLTPPRSGAITYKGASIAGLPAHRISRLGIALVPETRGIFSYLTARENLEIARWPGSRWSLESILERFPKLREVLDRKGRLLSGGEQQMLAIARALLTGPELLLLDEPSQGLAPLVVETVMGTIRELKRERVSMLLVEQNAEMALSLADRVYVIDHGTIVFAGTPAELRANHQVTATYLGVGG
- a CDS encoding ABC transporter ATP-binding protein, with product MALVSTERLTKQFGALTAVNAVTLEVQEGTLHSVIGPNGAGKTTFFNLLTGQLAPTSGRIIFDGRDITGTPPHGVAHLGIARSFQRTSIFPTLSLLDNVWLAAFARRASWRGLAWRRADHYLELAERALTVLGEVGLREKASQPAREISHGEQRQLELAIALAAAPRLLLLDEPAAGLSPDETQKMVALVRTLKGRYTIILIEHKIDVVMTMSDRISVMHFGSVIAEGTPAEIQRNAEVRRAYLGGIAAP
- a CDS encoding amidohydrolase — encoded protein: MNRRAFLSATVGAAAATCQASRAAPAESDGRLDLAALQRGWRARLRSVAATGTIPLMDIESSYNPGDFDVPGYARRLDRLGVAMIALSPEIGPGGFAQGRLWHDGARRLVQADPERYIPTTTGGVYPAWTEKPKEFLDEHLRRAAEDGYPLLGEFEFRHYPSPRQAQRRETYRDVSISINGEHGHRLFRFAQQTGVPFQIHYEIEDALLPPLEEMLAAYPRARVIWCHLAQIRYQERSTIYGPAYLRRLLEQHPGLHVDTAFGDAYSVYPVSGQRHARVWDDWGRVRPQWVELIADHPWRFLAALDLGPDRMNDLEDKVGALRKFLAALPKPAHRVVAYAAAWKLLFGEEIEA